The following are encoded in a window of Phaseolus vulgaris cultivar G19833 chromosome 3, P. vulgaris v2.0, whole genome shotgun sequence genomic DNA:
- the LOC137806557 gene encoding probable polygalacturonase At1g80170, with protein sequence MDKFFFVSLLALLIAVHGVAGSMMYDSIGMLEELKSLDSIDIEEETEVELSDIPSWRSEHGGKVLVNIDSFGAAGDGESDDTEALQKAWGVACSTPKSVLLIPQGRRYLVNATRFKGPCADKLIIQIDGTLVAPDEPKNWDPKLPRVWLDFSKLDKAVFQGSGVIDGSGSKWWAASCKKNKSNPCKGAPTAFTIDTSTSIRVKGLTIQNSQQMHFTISRCDSVRINGVKVSAPGDSPNTDGIHISESTNVIIQDSKIGTGDDCISIVNASSNIKMKRIYCGPGHGISIGSLGKDNSTGIVTKVILDTAVLRETTNGLRIKTWQGGSGYVRGVRFQNVRVENISNPIIIDQFYCDSPSSCQNQTSAVEISEVMYQNISGTTMSAKAIKFDCSDTTPCSNLVLSNVDLDKQDGTVETYCHSAQGFPYGVVHPSADCLSSTDKISQVAESTMEEDIRHTEL encoded by the exons AtggacaaatttttctttgtttctttacTGGCTTTGCTCATTGCAGTTCATGGAGTTGCAGGAAGCATGATGTATGACAGCATTGGCATGCTTGAAGAACTTAAAAGCTTGGACTCCATAGACATAGAAGAAGAAACTGAGGTAGAACTTTCTGACATCCCTTCATGGAGAAGCGAGCATGGTGGTAAAGTTCTTGTTAATATTGATAGCTTTGGTGCTGCTGGTGATGGAGAATCTGATGATACTGAG GCTTTGCAAAAAGCATGGGGAGTTGCATGCTCTACTCCAAAATCTGTTTTGCTAATTCCTCAAGGTCGCCGTTACCTAGTCAATGCAACAAGATTCAAAGGGCCTTGTGCAGACAAGCTCATCATCCAG ATTGATGGTACATTGGTTGCCCCAGATGAGCCTAAGAACTGGGATCCAAAACTGCCACGGGTTTGGCTTGATTTTTCCAAATTGGATAAAGCTGTTTTTCAAGGTTCTGGAGTCATTGATGGCTCAGGAAGTAAATGGTGGGCAGCATCTTGCAAAAAGAACAAGTCAAAT CCATGCAAAGGTGCACCAACA GCATTTACAATTGATACAAGTACATCCATAAGGGTGAAAGGACTGACAATCCAGAATAGCCAACAGATGCATTTTACCATATCACGATGTGATTCTGTTAGAATTAATGGAGTTAAAGTGTCAGCACCTGGAGACAGTCCAAACACTGATGGAATTCATATTAGTGAATCAACAAATGTCATAATCCAAGACAGTAAAATCGGAACAG GGGATGACTGCATATCAATTGTCAATGCTAGCTCTAATATCAAAATGAAGAGAATTTATTGTGGACCAGGACATGGAATCAG TATTGGAAGTCTTGGTAAAGACAACTCAACCGGCATCGTCACCAAAGTGATTTTGGATACAGCAGTTCTTAGGGAGACTACCAATGGTCTCAGAATTAAGACTTGGCAG GGAGGTTCTGGATATGTTCGAGGGGTGCGTTTTCAGAATGTGAGAGTAGAAAATATATCCAACCCCATTATTATAGACCAATTTTACTGTGATTCACCATCTAGTTGTCAGAACCAG ACATCAGCTGTGGAGATAAGCGAGGTGATGTACCAGAACATTAGTGGCACTACAATGAGTGCTAAGGCCATTAAATTTGACTGCAGTGACACAACCCCGTGCAGCAATCTAGTCCTTAGCAACGTGGACTTAGACAAACAAGATGGCACAGTTGAAACATATTGTCACTCAGCTCAAGGCTTTCCCTATGGGGTGGTGCACCCTTCTGCTGATTGCCTTAGTTCCACCGACAAAATCTCTCAAGTTGCAGAATCAACTATGGAGGAGGATATTCGTCACACTGAACTATAA